The Ipomoea triloba cultivar NCNSP0323 chromosome 13, ASM357664v1 genomic interval CAACACGAATGAAATAATATCTCAAAAGCATATATCCCATCCATCCTTGGTTTTCCCAACTACTTATTCCACCTTTTTCCCATTTTCAATTTAATGTTTTATGAATCTGCCACCCAACTTTTGTAAAAACTAGGATTCCCAACCTTTAACAAGACCTCTCATGACCTACATCTATTTAGAATTTAGataattatttctatattttaatttaatggcTTTAACGATATGTCGTGTTGAATTTTAATCCCATGGGTGCTAGGATTTAGTATGTGCTGGTTAGcttcagtcgttataccgtggaccgcggtcactgatactacaggatgagaactgaatattgtattgattcaattgaacaattacaatgatgaggaataggagatatatatactaggggagtctcaggtagagtaggatagctagtcctaacgtgactcaaactcagagagtcctaatactccccctcaagcgcagggtaaactactaacctgaagcttgtccctaagaaaagaaaatctaggactaggcaaagcttttgtaaagatatcagctaattgatcttttgtggaaataaagttaacctgaatatctccattggcaaccctatctctaacaaagtggtagtcaatctccacgtgcttagttcttgcatgaaaaattggattcgcacacatataagtagcaccaagattgtcacaccataatttgggagtaaggatgccatcaattttgatctcacgcagcaaggacatgatccatatgacctcagcacaaacatcagccaaggctttatactcagcttctgtggatgatcttgcaactgtcttctgtttcttgcacacccaagagataagattggtgccaagaaacactgcatacccactagtagatttacggtcctcaggacaaccagcccagtcagaatcagagaaagcatgaagctctctagaatttgactgagttacacgcaagccgaatgagagggtgcctttgacatacctgagcactcgttttagctgctcccagtgagacaatgttggagcatgcatatgttgacacaattgattgaccgcaaaggataagtctggccgtgtaattgtgagatactggagagcaccagccaaactcctgtatttcgttggatcttcatatgaatctgaattaagcaatggagttttcgatgtagaaataggagtggcgagaggtttacaatcagtcattccagcccgtttcaagatgtctgacatgtaccgctgctgagaaagaataacaccattgctagttttgactagctcaattccaagaaagaaaccaggttcaccaagatctctaattttgaaagcattagacagtttagagagtaaatcagacactagtagctcatcagtccccattaccaaaatgtcatcaacatatactaaaagatacacacatgcagaaccacgagagtaatagaataatgacacatcagtctttgaagctataaacccaacagagagtaaaaaagtatgcagccgattaaaccaagctcgtggagcttgctttaagccatataaggaacgcctcaacagacaaacgtgatcaggcaattgagcatcagcatacccgggtggttgacgcatataaacagtctcagccaaatcaccattcaaaaatgcattgtgtacgtcaagctgcctaaccacccaacctgaggaaatagccaaactcaaaagcaatctgactgtagtgggtttcacaaccggactaaaggtgtcaaaaaagtcctgaccaggaacttgattaaactctttcgccacaagtctcgccttatgcctctctattgaaccatcagctttacgtttagtacgaaaaacccacttacacccaatcacattcatacctgggcgaggaggaactagaacccaagtctgattgtgcaaaagtgcattgaactccagatccattgcctctcgccattcagaaaatttaactgcctgagtgtagcaagtgggctcggtaggacaggcctgagcagagagagccaaaagtggagccacagaccgactcctcgtagccattgcatgggagcgaacagtcggacgtgtggacttgccacggggtcgtcctctttgacgagtaggagcagcagtggtggtgacaggagaatcagcctgagcagaatcagcaagagaagatggcaatacctgtaaaaccgattcagcccacggcttctgcacagagggaggagatggcacagcaaccctactaacaaagggaaacacattctcgtcaaagtgtacatgtctgcagatataaatcttattagtcgttaagtccatgcatctgtaccccctaaaacactcaggataacctaagaagacacaaggagatgaccgatacgacattttgtgacgattataaggacgcaagtgaggataacaaagacaaccaaacacacgaagaaaagagtatgagggagaagatttatgtaacaataaatgaggactggaattctgcaaaacactagatggcattctattaatcaagtaaacagcagtttcaaaagcaaagtcccaaaaacNacgtgtagagaccaccgcaactattgccgcgaagaagaattgccttggttgctatatccttcacaacaaaaaaggatggatgaaactcaaaaaagactttattatcttttgcaaagcgttgcacagataaaagagaggaagacaaaccaggaacatgtaaaatatcagacatcctaaatactttagacggggtagaaaaagaagcatgaccagtatgactaataagcaaacctgtaccatcaccaactcgaagagcatcaccaccagtgtactcttcagatgtagagagcgcagcaatatcaggggtcgcgtgatttgtcgccccagtgtctggaatccaaagatgcgagtcagacacaagattcggcgcatccgcaacatatgttaaatgagcttggagtccacggccaattaaagaaaaacaggctggtgcaagatggccataattgccacataattggcattgaggctgccaattaccaccacgtcgcccacgtgacctgccaccgccatgcgagccacgtccacgctgcacaccaccgccctgttgctgctggtcggcgaaaacagcaccgccacgtgactgattcccaccgcggcgattcgatccgccacgccaagaccgcgaccgacctccactaccacgctggccaacaaaagccgcagctgcaggggctggaacactgccatagcgatcaccggtagcgaactcatgcgagccaaggagatcggcaagttcgggaagacgcaccggctgacctcgaacattcaaagaggctacgatagagtgatattctggacgtaaacctctgaaaatatacatattctgatcctccaaaggaaccgcacggccagcaagagctagatcttccaccataacttgtgcacgagcaatgtagtcgacggcggaggcatcaccttggcgtattgtttgcagctgtccaagaatatgcataatccgagcttgactggaagaagcgagagcctgctcaagcgccaaccagagatcacgcgacgtagtgcaaccaattgcgaggtacataacttccgacgaaagtgaagaaattaacatgctaaggaccgcctgatcttggcgcacccatggagcatgcagcgggttgggtagagcagcagcagcggaggagccttcagaaacgggaagaaaacgattagggcaagagttcgtgccatcaacgaaacccatgaggtcgtgcccacgaagaaacggaataacctgcgtcctccaaaacaagaaattcttgttcgttagcttaatgctaacatagtgatgcgcagtagacagagaagcggctgctgaagaaaccgcagaagaaatagctgcatcagaaacggtccgttcgggagaattaacagagccgtcatccattggaaaataaacctaggctagctgataccagatgagaactgaatattgtattgattcaattgaacaattacaatgatgaggaataggagatatatatactaggggagtctcaggtagagtaggatagctagtcctaacgtgactcaaactcagagagtcctaatatacagttcatctcaaaagatactgtaccttacatttgtttttatattatcgaatgaaattgtagttatatcgaaatgtaactgtagttgtgttgaaatgtaactgcagtgtatatgaattgatactgaataacagtttcacatttgtgttttatattatcgaatgaaactgtagttatatcgaaatgtaactgtagttgtgttgaaatgtaactgcagtgtatatgaactgatactgaataacaatttcacatttgtgtttttatattatcgaatgaaactgtagttatatcgaaatgtaactgcagttgtgttgaaatgtaactgcagtgtatatgaactgaaagtgaatggcgcgaaACGAAGAtcgtttcatctgtctgtttttattaatcaaaacgacgtcgttttgatgcgcggtccacaatccattgtgaaccacggtccacgatataatttgcgtggTTAGGCTAATTAACCTCTAAACAAAAGAAgaacatataattattttaaaaattgtacttttcgtccctaagttatagcgtaattgtagaattcgtctctGAGTATTGGTCATGTtcactttttgtgcttaagttATCAGTGGCATTGCACATTTCGTCCatgagttataaaattgtaaaatcaCTATACTACGTTATCGTTGTGtaacaaattatattagttATTAATATTTGAGTCTACCCAAATATTATAATCCCATGACTAATGAGGTCTTTTGCAAGATATTTTGACCAAGTGTATTgagagtaattttatttttttttacaagggAAATCCACAACTACTATCTGAGAGTGTACATTGATTAAGCCTCACTCTTATATAATATCATGCAAACAACATAGGAGAGCTGCACACTTAACCAAGAAAGTATTATCAAAAATGAACTAGTCTCGTAATATTCATGTGGGAGAATCACGCTCCACCAACTCGGTTACCCCTTTCAGTCTAGTAAATTTGGTACATCtgttaacaacaacaacaacaataataaaataaggctaaactattacaatttacaatcaattaaaattaaattcctctcactCTCTTGTCTTTGTCCCAAAGATGTCGAatcttaatattttataaatgacCATATCTCAATTGCTAATCTTCTCACTAAATATGGGAAACATTCACGTACAATCTTCCCTtccacaataatataatttctttttgcaATACTACAAAGTGTTACGACTCCTATAtggaataaataatttaattttattatctgcAAGTAATTAACTTagtctcttttgtttaaaagttgatataatatataatcaatacaattatttattacctttcaaaaggttaaaattcaaaaaatttctcaaaccaattttttcaattaattttttgaaagtCATTTTTACATATAATCAACAATCATCTAAGctaattaccaaacatctttaTATAATCAATCAAATATAACTAATTTAACCCACTAATCCAATCATCTAAcacctatttaccaaacactctcATCATTATTAcgttaataattaaattgtagGAACATAGGTCAATGTAAAGACTTTGTCCACGTTCCGGTCCCGCCACTCCTCTCCTAGTATATAACGTAACCAAATCCTTAGGCAACCTACATTGTACTGCTAAATTATTTCAAGGTAGtcaattttcaaattgaattattttgGTTGATATAATTAAGTGTGACTTTTGATGAATAAAACTTGGTGATGAATTTAACTTAAAGAttgtaatttgtttaatttaaatatatttgacaAAATAACTATTCTCAAGTCAAAAAAGTATCGTCCATGAAGTGTGAACAAAATAGTGTGAATCTCTCCCAACTTAATCAAAGTTTTTAGGTTTGAGTTCTGAGAGtacataaattattttaaaatctaTTGTTTTGGTAATTTTAGTTGACTAATTGAGTATAAAACAatcttaaattttataattttagtgTATATATGATCCTAGTTTAAGgtcaaggtatatatatatttacctaCCTTAAAGCTTATAATTTTGGTGCGTGATCTTAGTTGATGACTGGCTGATATATAAGCATGGAGATACTTtagaaaaacttaaaattttaatgtctGATTTTAGTTAACTAGTcgaggtatatatataaatatgcaattatataccttaaaatttataattttaatgtataattcttatatttgaGTGGCGATTTGAAGAGTTGAGTACAACATTTTATTATAGAAACGTCGCACTAACTCTTAGGTATAATATAGTTAACACATTTTCTATTGGTTACTCTAATATAACTTATTAGCCAGAGGAGAGTATTATATAAAGGGCAAGCTAGCCATCTCCATGCATACAAATATTCAcatatcattttcctccatCTCCAAATAAGACTCTTGCCTCCCAAGTGTCGTACCAATTCAAACTACCAATTAATCCTCCATGGCTACCCTCGAAGCAACACGCTGCAGAGGCGGCGTTGCTGCTTTTTTCATATTATTGTTAACGACGACGTTGTCGGTTGGCGTCGCCGGGAACTTCAACGACGAGATTGGTTTTAATTGGGGGCAAGACCACGGCAAAATACTCGAAAACGGGCAGCTTTTAACGTTGTCCCTGGACAGGGCTTACGGCTCCGGTTTCAGGTCAAAAAATCAGTATATGTTCGGGAAGATTGATATGAAGATCAAACTTGTGCCCGGCAACTCTGCCGGCACTGTGACAACATACTACGTAAGTCGTCCcataattttattcattaaaataaaaaattaaaagttaaagaaAGATTGGAATATTCTACtgtatagtacatatatatggTGTCTAATCTATCTATCATATCGTTGAATGGATGTGCAGCTGTCTTCATTGGGATCAACGCATGATGAGATTGACTTTGAGTTCCTTGGGAACTTAAGTGGTGATCCCTATGTTCTACATACAAATGTGTTCGCACAGGGGAAGGGCGGTAGAGAACAGCAGTTTTACCTTTGGTTTGACCCCACCAAGGACTTCCATACCTACTCCATCTTATGGAACCCACTAAGCATCATGTATGTATGCAAActcttttattattacatacccATGCATCTTCACATTACATCTTTACCATATTTCTATTGTGCCAATATTAGTGTAAACTgactgaccagctcaaaccaatTCAATTAAGAAGCTAGGCTAACATATTCTTTTGGAGTATAACTTATAAGATTGTGGTTACTAATAAAGTCAATCATCTGACcaatttgattgagatttttATGAGTTGTGTTTAATTTACTACGTACTATCAATGATTATTCTCATAAATTCAGTGTAATTAGGCATACCATGCATGATTGTATATATCCAATACAAAGTACGAGTGttttatgtcattttttatATTAGAATGATAAAATCATATATGCATGTTGTATCGAATACTATCAATACTTGTTATATCTGAAGTATAAACATACATCATATCATATGTGATACCAATACAAAAGATGCTAGTGTTAATGAACTATAAAAACTATAATTGCACTCGATACAAAATACACTAGTGACACGTGGGGCCTAGAATGTAAAAATTTTCCAAACTTAAATGttgacttatatatatatgcagattTTCAGTGGATGGGACACCAATTAGACAATTTAAGAACATGGAAGCAAGTGGGATCCCATTTCCAAAGGACCAACCAATGTGGATGTACTCAAGCCTGTGGGATGCAGAAGACTGGGCAACAAGAGGAGGGCAAGTGAAGACAGACTGGAGCCAGGCACCCTTCATTGCCTCATACAGGAATTACAGTGCCCAAGCCTGCGTTTGGGGCTCTGCAGCTTCAACTTCTTCTTGCACCAAAAACCCCTCTGCCAATCCATGGCTTTCCCAATCACTAGACATCTCTGGCCAACAAAGGATCAAATGGGTGCAGAAGAATTACATGATTTACAACTATTGCACTGATGCCAAACGCTTCCCACAAGGATTCCCACCTGAATGCTCTCtcaactaataaataataataatcattattatattatgatgtttgtaatcatatatatctcttttcttgtttttcaaTCTTGTTATGCATGCATGTAAGTAGAAATTTAAGGTTTTTATTCTATTATATTCCGGGcccatataaataataaatttaataatatattctcAAGTTATTTATACATCAGTTATCTATAAATCATGTTATACGTACTTAATAATACTTTATTTATTCACTTCTTTATATATCATTATGCATGTCATCTGTGTTATATGTATTAAAGTTGCATTGGGATTGACATGTTACATTACCAACATGTAAACAATGTTGTTAGTAGATGATGAGGCTAATATTTTTAAACCACTCAGGCCCATTCCACTTGAATCAACGCTATGTTTTAAGTATTGTTGAGGTAAATAGACTGGCTCAGGTGATTGGGTTGTTGTTGGGCTCGGAACGACATTGCCTGATGGACTTGAAAGTTTAAAGTTGTATCTTTCCTAACCTTACTTCTTTATTCGAGGCCGGTCTAGAATGCTTGGAGATATCGTTACAacttttatgtatttttgtattCTTGTTAATCTCACTTCGACTAAGGCAAAACTGCTCTAAGACATGTGTCCTCACcccatttaatttgtatatatgtaaCATCTAATAGCACATTTATATGATTATATCCTATAAATAACACATTGTAAGATTACAAAAAGAATCAATACTCTGTTCTAAGTAACTCTGAGCTACTAAGAACATCTATATCAGTGAGgcttttaacacaattttttagATGCCATTAGGAttgagaagagagagaaaaagaaaaaaagtaaaaaaaaaatgaattctgAACACTGCGCAGCCCAGCAGCCAGCTGCGTCTCCGAGACACGAATTCAATGTGCAGCTTTGCTTTCCTTTCTCAATAAGTGGGCCCCATATCACCTCCCATATCAATTAAAAATCACCCCTTATTTTTTTGCATTGTACCAAAAATCTTTATAAGTCTTCTAGTGTATATGCTCTAAGAGCAACCTCAATAGTGAGATTTCTGGGATGGTTTTTGAGGTGTCAACTAGAAAGAGAGGAGggagagaaaagaaagaagaaaaagaagaagaagaaaaaaaaaatctaatgcattgcaagaaaaaaaatccTTTCGACGTGCAAAGAAAAATCCTCTTGGCAGCGTCTGTGTGCGAAACGTGCAAAAGTTGGGCCTCTCTTCTTCATTTTTACAGGTCCCACAAAAAAACCACTCCTAGAACATCCCCTAATTTTCTCtcctccccctccccccttcACAaaatttgctctaattcaagtaaggaaaacattaggaaacataatcgatccaaccaatttaatcaattgcgctatataatattcgatgttataatttacataattgtatatcaatccaaatattcttaaaatattataaaaattcattCTGTGCAACGTACGGGCCAAAATACTAGTTTTACCTAAAACTCTAAGAAGTTCACTCGTACTCTTTATTCAATAAAGTGCACCTTTTACATTCAGTTGATAGCCTATAATCAGTGTTCGTTGACGTTATAATGCTTGAATTTACACCAATTCAACCAATATATTATTAAGCCTTGATTCAAGCTTATCATCCAGGCATATTATGCTATAGACCCggatctaccttgcaaggtggatcagggtctatgtttacaattttaaaattttatgtttacaattttagaattttatgttcacaattttagaactttatgttcataattttagaactttatatttacaattttagatcttaatatacaaaatttcattattcaatattcacaatttttaaactctatattcacaattttgttatatagattaaaaaattgtgttatactgttgactatagagttatgaaattgtgaatataaagttctgtaattgtgaatatagaattctaaaattttgaacataaaattctaaaattataaataaaattttaaaattgtgaaaactAACTATAGTCTACCCCGCAAGGTGAAACCGGATCAAAGGCATAACAACCGTATCATCCATTGTTGGGCCTAAAGAAACACTTCATCCCATGatacataatacattaataaattGGGCCTAGAAAAATATGAACCAATAGAAACACTTGGGTCCCAACTCCGAAGTGATCTCTATATTTAATCAAGTGGGTTAAGGATAAGCTTTGAAAGCTGAAAGTTAGGCAAATTTTTATGTACGTGtatcataaaaaatatatatttttaatatattgaaagtatattatttgtatattgaatgtacattatataaaatattatattttttatgtggatcataaaaaaatatatttttaatatattaaaagtatattatttatatacataatatacattatacaaaataatgtatcttttagtactcaaataatttactttctaTGTGCACTGTAAGTAGTAAAATATGAAACAACtattgaaaagactaaatttaagGCATTATCTTCAACACAAAATCATAAAAGATCACAATATTtaactaaaattagtaattagtgattcattaatgatcaaatgttctttcaaaaaaaaataacattgtgCATTGTATGACATAACAAtttgcactggaagaaggaacaatgtgtgtgtttgtgtgtgtgtgtgtgtgtgcatatatatatatatatatatatatatatatatatatatatatatattgatactTTTGATTCTTAACACTTTTTCACCCCATACtttaaccattttttttataacaaaatgCTTTAGCTTGAGTTGAACCGATGACTTGTTTGTGTGAATTGTTGTTTCTTTAGATAAATTGGTCGCAACGAGTCATTTGAAAGTCTTTCGAAGCATAAAGGAACGATTTTGGAAGCCGGGAATTCACTCAAGGAGATCCGGACCAGCGGAGCGAAAAGGAGGCTGGAAATTCGTATGCCCTAAGAAGCTCAGCAGTAACAGGCCGTATGCTATGTCCTCTGTACAGTATTTAAGCCAAATTTCTGCATTTTGTGCCCAAGTTCGAACCTTAGCTAGTTTAGAAGTAATTTCCTCATTTCCTTAGCATATTTTATGTGGACCTTGGgagcattaaattaaatacaatagTAACATTTCTcatattgcataaaggggatgatCAATGATTAATGCCCGCTAATTATTGACTTCAATCAACCATATCTCAAACCCAATTTTTTCCTTCAATGGGAATTGAACCTGGATCTATAGCGTGACAAGGGACTATTCTACCACAAGACCACTGGTGTTTCTCACCATTTTAATAGAATTTGTTTCTTTACATACATgcaaaataatat includes:
- the LOC116000998 gene encoding probable xyloglucan endotransglucosylase/hydrolase protein 23; this encodes MATLEATRCRGGVAAFFILLLTTTLSVGVAGNFNDEIGFNWGQDHGKILENGQLLTLSLDRAYGSGFRSKNQYMFGKIDMKIKLVPGNSAGTVTTYYLSSLGSTHDEIDFEFLGNLSGDPYVLHTNVFAQGKGGREQQFYLWFDPTKDFHTYSILWNPLSIIFSVDGTPIRQFKNMEASGIPFPKDQPMWMYSSLWDAEDWATRGGQVKTDWSQAPFIASYRNYSAQACVWGSAASTSSCTKNPSANPWLSQSLDISGQQRIKWVQKNYMIYNYCTDAKRFPQGFPPECSLN